One Micromonas commoda chromosome 5, complete sequence genomic window, gccaTCTCGGAGAGGCTGAAAAGGCTGGCGGGGAGGAAATCCaagagcgcgtcgccgtcgagcgattagccgacggacgacgcgacgagtaCATATTGTGATACGAGTTGAAGAGTTGATGAGATCGACGACTCGTGTCCGGATTGACAACTTTCGAACTAAGTAAGAGTCACTTCGTCTTTGCGGCGTGCACAGAACAGGGTATTTTTAAAGACAAATCGTGAGCCCGCTCCCTTTCGCGCGAGGAGTCGCCACGCCACCACCAACCCGCCCGTCGCTGAAACTTCCTTCATCAGTAcaggcgctcgagcacgTACCCGACCATGTCCACCAGTGAGGTCTTCGCCTTGCCCTCGGGGAGgcccttgagcgccgcgagggccatgtctgcctcctccctcgccaaCCGCCTGGCGTCTTCGATTCCGCTCTCGTTGACAAtctcgatcgcctccgcgagatCCTCGGGATTCGCGAACTGCGTCTCGATGAGTTCCCTGAGGCGCGGGTTCCGTCCCAGCGCGAAGATGCACGGCGCGGTGAGGTTCCCGGACGCGAGATCCTGCCCCTTCGGCTTGCCCAGCTGCGCCTCCGACTGCGTAAAGTCCAGGATGTCGTCGACAATCTGAAACGCCAGTCCGAGGTGCTTGCCGTACTCGTACATGTCCATCTTGACGTCCTCGCTCACCTCGCtgaacaccgccgcggacttacacgacgccgcgatgagaCTCGCGGTCTTGTTGTGGCTCTTCTCCAGGTAACCCTCGAGCGTGACGTCGCAGTTGAACAGCGCCCCAGCCTGCGAgatctcgccgtcggcgaaaTCGGCGATGACCTGGGAGATGAGCTTGATCACCTCGAGGTTatcgaggttggcgaggtaCCACGAGCTCTGCGCGAAGAGGAAGTCaccggcgaggatcgcgacgcgggttCCGTACAGCGTGTGAATGGTCTCCGCTCCTCTTCGCGTGTCGCaatcgtcgaggacgtcgtcgtgcacGAGGGACGCCGTGTGAATCATCTCGGTGATCTCCGCCAGCCTTCGTTGGCGCTCGGTGATGTCGTCCATCGACATGAgctgcgcggtggcgcgagcgacgaggaagacgagcACCGGACGGAGGCGCTTGCCCCCCGCTCCGAAGATctgatcggcggcggccaaaaGGAGGGGGTTCTTGCGGCCGACGATGTCGAGGATGTTGGAGCGCATCTGCTCCATGTCGCTCTTCACCGGGGCGATGATGTCGTCGATGACGTAGGTGCACACGCCGTCCTTGCACTTCATGATCTCGCTGTCGAACGATGGGGCGAGGGGAAGCGGGGAGCACCGGTCAGTCGGAGTGTTTGGGGGATGAAAATAAGTTTCActcgcgcgccagccgcTCGGGTTTATCGCTTGAAAGTTttcgggcgcgggagggcgggccgccgggtcggggaagctcgcgcgcccggcgttcGGTCGGTaaaccgcgcgcgcggggaggcgaATGAGGTGGGAGCCGCCAACGCACCTCTGATCGAGCTCATCCTGCGACGCGAACTTGACGTGCTCGGGGTCCATGTCCATCTCGTCGATGGAGGGGGCCCTCTTGCCATTGacggccaccgcggctgTCGACTTgtcggctcccgcgcgcccggcgcccccgagcgccgccccgctgaacccgccgcccacACCACCGCTCACGCGAGAGCGCCCGGCGGGCCGGCCTTCGCCCcagcgagcgacgcgccacCCGGCGGCCGAGCCCCCGTTCGTGCTCGCCCTGGCCCTCGCCGTCATCCTCCCCTCTCCCGCAGCTgcgcccgccaccgcgcgcgcggcgcccgcgcccgccccgacgaCCGCGCTCATCATGCCTGCTGTACCGCGCGTCCGGTGCCCCGAACCTCAAGAGAGTCCTCGCGCGAAAGTCCTCCCAAGACCGCGAGCGTAGCCGTCCGCGCCTCGGTGAGTGACCTCCCGCCCGTCGCTGGCGTAAAGCAATTGCGCCTCGCGAGACACCGTGGCCGCTGTGAGACGTGGCCGGCCCTGGTCACTGGCTGGGAGAGGATCTCCCGCCGGGGTTTATGTGGAGTCGTAACTCAAGAAATAGACTGGAACCTTATCCGAAAAAAACGATGTGGGAGCGCGAACCGTGAATCAACTCGGAAATAAAACCAACGTCGGAACGTCGCATAAAAATCAAAGGCTCGACGAATCGCGAGTTCAGTCCCCGGCTCTCGGCTCGTCGACCCCACCGGGCACTCTACTAAACCCCACATCAGGGTTTTCTCTTCGCGACGCTCCGGCTcacctcgcctcgccgccactCACCCGTCAGCAAAACCCTCCATCCAtccgtccaccgcgctccaccgacgcacgggcgcgggtcgTCCACGAAATCACCACGTCAAAACCACCGCGTCAATATCAATCACCTCGGTCCGCGCCTCTTGTAGAGCACCTTGTCGACGATGCCGTAGTCGAGCGCTTGCTCCGCGGTGAGGTGGAAATCGCGGCGAATGTCTTCGTGCACCTTCTCCTCGGGCtgacccgtcgcgcgcgacaccATCTTGTTGATCTTCGCGCGGATCTTGAGCAGCTCCTTGCCCTCGTTGTGAATGTCCgaggcggacccgcgcgcgacgcccgcggggtgGTGGAGCATGATGCACGTGTTGGGCAGAGCCGCGCGCTTGCCCTTGGCGCCGTTGGCGAGGAGCATGCCGCCCATGGCCCTCGCGGACCCGAATCCGACGCATCCGACGTCCGACTTGATGTAGCCCATGGTGTCGAGGATGGCCATCGTgggcacgacgtcgccgccctcggtgTTGATGTACAGGTAGATGTCCTTGCCGCCCTTCTCGATCGAGTCGAGGTAGAGCATCGTGGCGACGAGCTGGTtcccgagctcctcgtcgatcgTCTGGCCGACCCAGACGATGCGCTCGCGGTAGAGGCAGTTCCAGATGTCGACCCACTGCCAAGAGTTCTCGTTCGGGGTCTTGTAAGGGACGCGGGGGACTCCGATGGGCATCATCGTCGCGACCGATCGCGCGCCCTTCCCCGAACCCCCagccaccgcgagcgaggcgtgCACCTTAtcgccgagggtggcgacgcggtcgcgcgccatcgcgaggggGTTCGCCTTGAGGCCGCTGTGGGTGGGCATGCAGTAAGCAGCCttgggggcggcggggccgcgcgaggtggatcgcgcgcgggcaccgacggccggcgcggcggcgccgaggacgagaccAGCCATCGTTTCGCGGTAACCCTACTGGCGCGCCGTGTGTTATTTCCCGAGGACGAGTCCAGCAACGCCGGCTGAACCTCTTCGCGCGCGGATGTGCGGAGCCCCTCTCGCGGATGGAGGAGGTGGCTGCCTAGCTAACGAACGAaaggagcggcgcgcgctctgAACGTCCGGTGGTGCGCTGACTAAGCGCCTTGGCTACAGTGACCCCCCCACCGCGGATCTCCGGGCGAAAACCCATCGCCCCCTGCTGCGCTGTCAAAAATCGCCAGATCTTCGGAGAGTAGTCTAAATGCACATTGGCCGACGGACCAATCAGGAACCTCGATTTTTCTTAACTGAACCTCCATACAAAACCtccgagcgcgtcgttgtTGCCCCAAAGCGCGCAACTTTGAAGAAGAGGCCCGCACACTGttgggcggcgcgcgctgcgcagtggggcgcgcggggcatCGGTCGAGATGGGGAACGCGATGACCGCCATGAAGAAGGCGTTCGACGACATGTTCGGCAACAAGGAGATGAGGGTCAGTCACCCGCCGACCcgccgacgttcgcgccccATTCGCTCCCCTcccctcccgcgcgcacgcgcgtcaTTCGCTCCCCTCCCTCGTCTGACCCTCGCTCTTCCTCCGCCCGCAGGTTGTCATGCTTGgactggacgccgcgggaaaGACGACGATCCTCTACAAGCTTCACATAGGGGAGGTGCTGAGCACGGTGCCCACGCTGGGTGAGTGGATCCGAGACGTCTCGCGCGAGATCTcgccccggccccgcccccctcgccggtcccctcgaggggcgcgcggaaCAAAAACACGCTCCCAGACTTGGCGCTGACGCCCCCTCCCCTCCCACGCCCGCtccgtctccctcgccgcagGTTTCAACGTGGAGAAGGTGCAGTACAAGAACGTGGTGTTCACGGTGTGGGACGTGGGCGGGCAGGAGAAGCTCCGCCCGCTGTGGCGCCACTACTTCAACAACACCGACGCTCTgatcttcgtcgtcgactcGCTCGACCGAGATCGCATCCAGCGCGCTAAAGACGAGTTCAACAGCATCATCAACGATCCGTTCATGAAAAACAGCGCCATCCTGGTGTTTGCCAACAAACAGGACATGCGGGGCGccctgaccgccgcggagatcgccGAGGGGCTCGGCCTGTCGGAGTTGAGGGGCCGACGATGGCACTGCcagagcgccgtcgccacgcaAGGCCTGGGCCTGTACGAGGGTTTGGACTGGCTCAGCGGCACGCTCAAGTCGATGCAGTCGCGGGGTTTACGGACGAGCGTGGGGACGTCGGGGGCGAAGGGCACCaacttctccgcggcgggggtcaAAAAGTCCGTCATGTCGTTCTTCTGACGTATGTAGATGTACTTTTAACGAAGAAGGTGACGCGGCTCGATTCGATCGAGGGCGAAGAAGAGACGAGTTCCCCGCGTGCGTTCGCCCCGCGTTACACTCTTCGGCACGGTTTTACTCGATTACGTAGCCTTAGTAGTCCGCTCTCGCCCTTCGTGCCCTTCGTGCCCTTCGTGCCCTTCGTGCCCTTCGTACCCCGCCCGACCCAACCCCCGCGCAGCCGTCGTTTCccctcgctcgctcgctcacgcggcgacgaaggcgtcgtcgccgggggcggggagggcCAAAAAcccaaagccgccgccgccggctgtgccgccgccgctcgcgtcatCCAACCCCCGCCGCTttctccacgcgcgcgacggcggcagcCACACCCCAGCCCGTTTCCTGCACgccgcgcacccgcgccagTTGCGCCTGCACTTTGAGCACCCGAGttcgacgccgggcgggaGCTtagccgcgagcgtcgcctcgtcgacgtcgtcgccgacgtcgatggGGAGGAGGCACTGCGccaacgcctccgcggcggtgacgggcgcaCTTGGGGCGCGTTTGTGGGGagaggcgtcgacgacggcgagggcgtccaccgccttcgggcgcgagggcttcctcgccttcgccttcgcctttGCGTTTGCGTCAGAGCCTCGGAgcctcgccgacggagcCTCCGCCTTTGCCGTCGCTCTCGAAACCCTCtcgtcgttcaccgcggagagcggcgcgcgcctggcgcgcttggcggcgggcgcggcgccgacgccgcgaacgccgccgccgtcgttctcctcgttctccttgtcgagctcgagcgaaaAGGCGGGACGGTACGTCCGCGATGACTTCGCGTCGTCTTCGGGGACCAACGCCACGGCGGTTTCAAACACGCCGGCTCTGTCCCGGCACGTCGCGCACCCGTACCGACCGTACCGGCACTTGGAGCACCCCAATgtgacgccgcgctcgtccaccgcggcgacggcgaacgcgggggcggcgcggccgcgcctcttaccgccgccgctcgagcccggGGCCCCGACGGAGGGCGGCGTCTGGATCGT contains:
- a CDS encoding predicted protein, yielding MGNAMTAMKKAFDDMFGNKEMRVVMLGLDAAGKTTILYKLHIGEVLSTVPTLGFNVEKVQYKNVVFTVWDVGGQEKLRPLWRHYFNNTDALIFVVDSLDRDRIQRAKDEFNSIINDPFMKNSAILVFANKQDMRGALTAAEIAEGLGLSELRGRRWHCQSAVATQGLGLYEGLDWLSGTLKSMQSRGLRTSVGTSGAKGTNFSAAGVKKSVMSFF
- a CDS encoding predicted protein; the encoded protein is MMSAVVGAGAGAARAVAGAAAGEGRMTARARASTNGGSAAGWRVARWGEGRPAGRSRVSGGVGGGFSGAALGGAGRAGADKSTAAVAVNGKRAPSIDEMDMDPEHVKFASQDELDQSEIMKCKDGVCTYVIDDIIAPVKSDMEQMRSNILDIVGRKNPLLLAAADQIFGAGGKRLRPVLVFLVARATAQLMSMDDITERQRRLAEITEMIHTASLVHDDVLDDCDTRRGAETIHTLYGTRVAILAGDFLFAQSSWYLANLDNLEVIKLISQVIADFADGEISQAGALFNCDVTLEGYLEKSHNKTASLIAASCKSAAVFSEVSEDVKMDMYEYGKHLGLAFQIVDDILDFTQSEAQLGKPKGQDLASGNLTAPCIFALGRNPRLRELIETQFANPEDLAEAIEIVNESGIEDARRLAREEADMALAALKGLPEGKAKTSLVDMVGYVLERLY
- a CDS encoding predicted protein, giving the protein MAGLVLGAAAPAVGARARSTSRGPAAPKAAYCMPTHSGLKANPLAMARDRVATLGDKVHASLAVAGGSGKGARSVATMMPIGVPRVPYKTPNENSWQWVDIWNCLYRERIVWVGQTIDEELGNQLVATMLYLDSIEKGGKDIYLYINTEGGDVVPTMAILDTMGYIKSDVGCVGFGSARAMGGMLLANGAKGKRAALPNTCIMLHHPAGVARGSASDIHNEGKELLKIRAKINKMVSRATGQPEEKVHEDIRRDFHLTAEQALDYGIVDKVLYKRRGPR